One genomic window of Cupriavidus oxalaticus includes the following:
- a CDS encoding DUF2950 domain-containing protein produces MPYEPSPPHKPAIARSRGFSPGAAAAVACLCLLAPTPAHAQARQVFASPDAAMAAFGQAVRADDEAAMRRMLGPKFRDIIPPAGAEVRKRFDTAWAQSHRLQQADKHAFIAVGDDGWTLPVPLVKAPGGWQFDTRAGVEEMRVRRIGRNELAVIQTMQAICDAQAEYAQTMHDGEKRLVYASRLSSTPDKHDGLYWPTTSNESPSPLGPAFRDAGTRNASKDGYHGYHYKLLTAQGPHGDGGALNYVVDGKLFGGFAVMAWPVRYGDTGVMSFIVSHKGQVYERDLGPNSAAKAAATKTFDPAPGWRKVSP; encoded by the coding sequence ATGCCCTACGAACCGAGTCCCCCGCATAAGCCGGCGATTGCGCGATCCCGGGGTTTTTCGCCTGGTGCAGCCGCCGCCGTGGCCTGCCTTTGCCTGCTCGCACCAACTCCGGCGCATGCCCAGGCGCGCCAGGTCTTCGCTTCGCCCGATGCGGCAATGGCGGCTTTCGGCCAGGCGGTGCGCGCCGACGACGAGGCCGCCATGCGCCGCATGCTGGGGCCGAAGTTCCGCGACATCATTCCGCCGGCCGGCGCCGAAGTACGGAAACGGTTCGACACCGCCTGGGCGCAATCGCATCGCTTGCAGCAGGCGGACAAACATGCCTTCATCGCGGTCGGCGACGATGGCTGGACCCTGCCGGTGCCGCTGGTCAAGGCGCCAGGCGGCTGGCAATTCGACACGCGGGCGGGTGTCGAAGAAATGCGCGTGCGCCGCATCGGCCGCAACGAGCTTGCGGTGATCCAGACCATGCAGGCGATCTGCGATGCGCAAGCGGAATACGCCCAGACGATGCACGATGGCGAGAAGCGGCTGGTCTACGCCAGCAGGCTGTCCAGCACCCCGGACAAGCATGACGGGCTCTATTGGCCGACCACCTCGAACGAGTCACCGAGCCCGCTCGGCCCGGCCTTCCGCGACGCCGGCACGCGCAATGCAAGCAAGGACGGTTACCACGGCTACCACTACAAGCTGCTGACCGCGCAAGGGCCGCATGGCGACGGCGGTGCGCTCAATTATGTCGTCGACGGCAAGCTGTTCGGCGGCTTCGCGGTCATGGCCTGGCCGGTGCGCTACGGCGACACCGGCGTGATGAGCTTCATCGTCAGCCACAAGGGGCAAGTGTACGAACGCGACCTGGGGCCCAACAGCGCGGCCAAGGCCGCTGCAACGAAAACCTTTGACCCAGCCCCGGGCTGGAGGAAGGTGTCGCCATGA
- a CDS encoding anion permease — METWLNALAPVIAAIVVAVIPAPEGLALHTWLYFAIFVGVIVGLMLEPLPGAAIGLLAVTLVTVLCEWVFYSPEQLAMPGFNPANAALAWALSGFANSTVWLIFGAFMFALGYEKTGLGRRIALLLVRAMGRRTLTLGYAVMMADALLAPFTPSNTARSGGTIFPVIRNLPPLYDSKPNDPSARRIGSYIMWTAIASTCVTSSMFLTALAPNLLAAELIRKTVQVDLSWMRWFMAFAPAGIVLLLAVPLLAYLLYPPEVKQGTEVPAWAAQELQKMGPPNRRELLLALLVLIALALWIFGDKHVNATTAALMVIALMLVTGVVTWDDMLSNKQAWNTLAWFATLIALADGLSRTGFVKWFADTMASHMSGLSPMTAAVTLVLVFYFTHYMFASVTAHTTAMLPVMLSVGSTIPGLPMESFALMLALTLGIMGILTPYGTGPSPVYFGSGYLPAGDYWRLGAMFGVIYIAAFLALGVPLLL; from the coding sequence ATGGAAACCTGGCTGAATGCGCTCGCGCCCGTCATTGCAGCGATCGTAGTCGCCGTGATCCCGGCGCCAGAGGGACTTGCGCTGCACACGTGGCTATACTTCGCGATCTTCGTGGGCGTCATCGTCGGGCTGATGCTCGAGCCGCTGCCCGGCGCCGCCATCGGCCTGCTGGCGGTGACGCTGGTGACGGTGCTGTGCGAATGGGTGTTCTACAGCCCCGAGCAACTCGCAATGCCAGGCTTCAATCCTGCGAACGCGGCCCTGGCGTGGGCACTTTCCGGATTCGCCAACAGCACGGTGTGGCTGATCTTCGGCGCCTTCATGTTCGCGCTCGGATACGAAAAGACCGGGCTGGGCCGGCGCATCGCCCTCTTGCTGGTGCGGGCCATGGGGCGCAGGACGCTGACGCTGGGCTATGCGGTGATGATGGCCGACGCACTGCTGGCGCCGTTCACCCCTTCCAATACCGCGCGCAGCGGCGGCACGATCTTTCCCGTCATCCGCAACCTGCCGCCGCTCTATGACTCGAAGCCGAACGATCCGTCGGCGCGGCGGATCGGCTCGTACATCATGTGGACCGCGATTGCCAGCACGTGCGTAACCAGTTCGATGTTCCTCACCGCGCTGGCGCCCAACCTGCTCGCCGCCGAGCTGATCCGCAAGACGGTCCAGGTCGACCTGAGCTGGATGCGGTGGTTCATGGCCTTCGCGCCGGCAGGCATCGTGTTGTTGCTGGCCGTGCCGCTGCTCGCATACCTGCTGTATCCGCCGGAAGTGAAGCAAGGCACCGAGGTGCCGGCCTGGGCGGCGCAGGAACTGCAGAAGATGGGCCCGCCAAACCGGCGCGAGCTGCTGCTTGCCCTGCTGGTGCTGATCGCGCTGGCGCTGTGGATCTTCGGGGACAAGCACGTCAACGCGACCACCGCGGCGCTGATGGTGATTGCCCTGATGCTGGTGACCGGTGTCGTGACCTGGGATGACATGCTGTCCAACAAGCAGGCGTGGAATACCCTGGCCTGGTTTGCAACGCTGATCGCGCTGGCCGACGGCCTGAGCCGGACCGGCTTCGTCAAATGGTTTGCCGACACCATGGCAAGCCACATGAGCGGCCTGTCGCCGATGACGGCTGCGGTAACGCTGGTGCTGGTCTTCTATTTCACGCACTACATGTTCGCCAGCGTCACCGCCCATACGACGGCAATGCTTCCGGTCATGCTCAGCGTCGGCTCGACCATTCCCGGCCTGCCAATGGAGTCCTTTGCGCTGATGCTGGCCCTGACGCTGGGCATCATGGGCATCCTGACACCTTATGGCACCGGTCCGAGCCCGGTCTACTTCGGCAGCGGCTACCTGCCCGCCGGTGATTACTGGCGGCTTGGCGCCATGTTCGGCGTGATCTACATCGCCGCGTTCCTGGCGCTCGGCGTGCCGCTGCTGCTTTGA
- a CDS encoding 3-keto-5-aminohexanoate cleavage protein codes for MDFIDGSLFPENQQKLVITAAPYGPEWMPSDFPQDIPVTMEEQIQKAVDCYNAGATVLHVHVREADGKGSKRLSKFNELLAGIRARVPDMILQVGGSISFAPESEGDVARWLSDDTRHMLAELKPTPDQVTIAINTNQMNVVEQMCAADVAGTSLAEPANYRAYREMTIPAGPEWVEEHIRRLSSIGIQTHFQLANIAQLETVERMMRRGTCNVPLILTWVAIGGGFEAPNLYNLANFVRACPNGSVLTLETSMLNVLPLNMMAIAMGLHVRCGIEDNIWTQRRDRKTGTVEQIEQLVRISREFGRDVASAKEAREIYKIGTFYDGADETLAQNGFAPNRKPGQVGFTQHARR; via the coding sequence ATGGATTTCATCGACGGTTCGCTGTTCCCGGAGAACCAGCAGAAGCTGGTCATCACCGCAGCCCCTTATGGCCCGGAATGGATGCCTTCGGATTTTCCGCAAGATATTCCGGTGACGATGGAGGAACAGATCCAGAAGGCAGTGGACTGCTACAACGCCGGCGCTACCGTGCTGCACGTTCACGTACGCGAAGCCGATGGGAAAGGCTCGAAGCGCCTGTCCAAGTTCAATGAGTTGCTTGCCGGCATCCGGGCACGCGTGCCGGACATGATCCTGCAAGTGGGCGGATCGATCTCGTTTGCGCCGGAGAGCGAGGGGGATGTGGCCAGGTGGCTGTCGGACGATACCCGCCATATGCTTGCGGAACTGAAGCCGACGCCGGACCAGGTGACGATCGCGATCAACACCAACCAGATGAATGTGGTCGAGCAGATGTGCGCGGCAGATGTGGCCGGAACGTCCCTGGCCGAGCCGGCTAATTATCGCGCCTATCGCGAGATGACCATCCCCGCCGGACCGGAATGGGTGGAAGAGCATATCCGCCGGCTCAGCAGCATCGGCATCCAGACCCACTTCCAGCTTGCCAACATCGCGCAACTTGAAACGGTAGAGCGGATGATGCGCCGGGGCACCTGCAACGTGCCACTGATCCTGACCTGGGTGGCAATCGGCGGCGGCTTCGAAGCGCCCAACCTCTACAACCTGGCGAACTTCGTGAGGGCCTGCCCCAACGGCTCGGTGCTGACCCTGGAAACCTCGATGCTCAACGTGCTTCCGCTCAACATGATGGCTATCGCCATGGGGCTGCACGTGCGTTGTGGTATCGAGGACAACATCTGGACGCAGCGGCGGGACCGCAAGACGGGCACGGTCGAACAGATCGAGCAACTCGTGCGCATCTCGCGGGAGTTCGGCCGGGACGTTGCCAGTGCGAAGGAAGCGCGTGAGATCTACAAGATCGGCACGTTCTACGACGGCGCCGACGAGACGCTGGCGCAGAATGGTTTCGCGCCGAACCGCAAGCCTGGCCAGGTCGGGTTCACCCAGCACGCACGCCGTTGA
- a CDS encoding biotin-independent malonate decarboxylase subunit beta has product MNTAELLARNSFIELGARERARALLDPGTFRELAGPFDGLQSPWLPPQGVVPQSDDGVVVAKGRIDGMPVVVLAIEGAFQGGSMGEVGGAKIAGALELAAEDNRRGEPTRAVLLLETGGVRLQEANLGLAAIAEIHAAIVDLRRYQAVVGVIAGQVGCFGGMSIAAGLCSALVMTQEGRLGLNGPAVIEQEAGIAEYDSRDRPFIWSFTGGTQRVATGFADAYVDDDCDAMRAQVAALLREPVAASHRSEQVARYLAALQAYDASAQPTPAQVQALFQRGTDA; this is encoded by the coding sequence ATGAACACGGCGGAACTGCTGGCGCGCAACAGCTTTATCGAACTCGGCGCACGCGAGCGCGCGCGTGCATTGCTTGACCCGGGCACCTTCCGCGAACTTGCGGGCCCGTTCGATGGCCTGCAGTCGCCGTGGCTGCCGCCGCAAGGCGTGGTGCCGCAGAGCGATGACGGCGTGGTGGTGGCCAAGGGGCGCATCGACGGGATGCCGGTGGTGGTGCTGGCCATCGAGGGCGCTTTCCAGGGCGGCAGCATGGGCGAGGTGGGTGGCGCCAAGATCGCCGGGGCGCTGGAACTGGCGGCCGAAGACAACCGCCGCGGCGAACCGACGCGCGCGGTGCTGCTGCTGGAAACCGGCGGCGTGCGCCTGCAGGAGGCCAATCTTGGCCTGGCGGCGATTGCCGAGATCCATGCGGCGATCGTCGACCTGCGGCGCTACCAGGCGGTGGTCGGCGTGATCGCGGGGCAGGTGGGCTGCTTTGGCGGCATGTCGATCGCAGCCGGCCTGTGCAGCGCGCTGGTGATGACGCAGGAGGGCCGGCTGGGGCTGAACGGCCCGGCCGTGATCGAGCAGGAAGCGGGCATCGCCGAGTACGACTCGCGCGACCGGCCCTTTATCTGGAGCTTCACCGGCGGCACGCAGCGCGTCGCCACCGGTTTCGCCGATGCGTATGTCGACGACGATTGCGACGCAATGCGCGCGCAGGTTGCCGCGCTGCTGCGCGAGCCGGTCGCGGCCAGCCATCGCAGCGAGCAAGTCGCGCGATACCTGGCCGCGCTGCAGGCGTACGACGCCAGCGCTCAACCCACGCCCGCGCAGGTGCAGGCACTGTTTCAACGGGGGACCGACGCATGA
- a CDS encoding DUF3300 domain-containing protein yields MSHRILTMACCGVLALAGCQGAGPPAATPASALPGGGPTQVQREPAPYKAEEIEALVAPIALYPDPLLSQVLMASTYPLEVALAARWLKERPDLKGDAAVKAVQNETWDVSVKSLVAFPQILGPMGDKLDWTQKLGDAFLAQQKDVMAAVQRLRVRAQQAGHLKSGPQQTVIVEPATAAESTQQTIVRIEPAQPDVIYVPVYDPAIVYGGWGYAGYPYYYWPPYGPYYPGDAFLGGIAWGVGLAAAVAIFGDCDWNNGGVHVEHHKARNIDRNFDASKLDKGRWQHDARHRQGVAYRDSATRERFGRSTADASGRAGFRGRDATGGRDNGFQGVGRGGSAVQRDVSRGNQSLHSGGGRAGGFGGGRGGGFGGGRGGGGRR; encoded by the coding sequence ATGAGCCATCGCATCCTCACCATGGCCTGCTGCGGCGTACTGGCACTGGCCGGATGCCAGGGCGCCGGGCCGCCGGCCGCAACGCCGGCGTCCGCGCTGCCTGGCGGCGGCCCGACCCAGGTCCAGCGCGAACCCGCCCCGTACAAGGCAGAAGAAATCGAGGCCCTGGTCGCCCCGATTGCGCTCTACCCCGATCCGCTGCTGTCGCAGGTGCTGATGGCGTCCACCTATCCGCTGGAGGTCGCCCTCGCCGCGCGCTGGCTCAAGGAGCGCCCTGACCTGAAGGGCGATGCCGCGGTCAAGGCGGTGCAGAACGAAACCTGGGACGTCAGCGTGAAATCGCTGGTGGCGTTTCCGCAGATCCTTGGACCCATGGGCGACAAGCTGGACTGGACCCAGAAGCTGGGCGATGCCTTCCTGGCCCAGCAGAAGGACGTGATGGCTGCGGTGCAACGCCTGCGCGTGCGCGCCCAGCAGGCCGGCCACCTCAAGTCGGGGCCGCAGCAAACTGTGATCGTGGAACCCGCGACCGCGGCCGAATCCACGCAGCAGACCATCGTGCGCATCGAACCGGCGCAGCCCGACGTGATCTACGTGCCGGTGTATGACCCCGCCATTGTCTATGGCGGCTGGGGCTATGCAGGATACCCGTACTACTATTGGCCACCCTACGGACCCTACTATCCTGGCGACGCCTTCCTTGGCGGCATCGCATGGGGCGTCGGCCTGGCCGCGGCCGTCGCCATCTTCGGCGACTGCGACTGGAACAACGGCGGCGTCCATGTGGAGCACCACAAGGCCCGCAATATCGACCGCAACTTCGACGCCAGCAAGCTGGATAAAGGCCGCTGGCAGCACGACGCGCGGCACCGCCAGGGGGTGGCCTACCGCGACAGCGCCACGCGCGAACGATTTGGAAGGAGCACCGCCGATGCGTCGGGCCGCGCCGGCTTCCGCGGGCGCGACGCCACCGGCGGCCGGGACAACGGCTTCCAGGGCGTGGGCCGCGGCGGCAGTGCCGTGCAGCGTGATGTCAGCCGCGGAAACCAGAGCCTGCACTCGGGCGGCGGCCGGGCCGGCGGATTTGGCGGCGGACGCGGCGGAGGCTTTGGCGGCGGGCGTGGTGGCGGTGGACGACGTTAG
- a CDS encoding multidrug effflux MFS transporter produces the protein MSLQYPETRAQVSATTSTGPRFTILVGGLVMLGQFAIGTYLPAFGSLSTSLSASPAQVQQSLTAYMLPFGLMMLWHGAISDAIGRRRSVLAGLALFALGSLVCAAASQIETLYAGRIMQGLSAGVGAVVGRAMVRDVASGATAQRQLALVGMLFALAPALAPVCGGWLLAWAGWRSIFFFLALLSAGLLGACWLWLPETLPPPERHVLHPIRLAQAYGNVLSHRSFVLLALANASVNMAIYVYVLGAPSFVTQHLGLNAQSFAWLFVPIVAGLLLGSLALFRLAGRVSPWKTIAGGHIVMFAAALVNLSLGVFHASALPWIVTALPCFAFGMMLTQPSLQLLALDCAPARRGLAASCYLTFQQVGNALLSALVMPLLAVSLTRMALGMLSIQCLGALLAYLALRSMDRSQSMNGAGGSGGGRGGRGGRG, from the coding sequence ATGAGCCTGCAGTATCCGGAGACACGCGCGCAGGTGTCGGCCACAACCAGCACCGGCCCTCGCTTTACGATACTCGTGGGCGGCCTTGTGATGCTGGGCCAATTCGCCATCGGGACCTATCTACCAGCCTTCGGCTCGCTCAGCACGTCTTTGTCGGCCAGTCCGGCACAAGTACAGCAGTCTCTGACGGCATACATGCTTCCTTTCGGGCTGATGATGCTGTGGCATGGCGCAATCTCCGACGCAATCGGGCGTCGCAGATCCGTCCTCGCCGGACTCGCGCTGTTCGCCCTGGGGTCGCTGGTCTGTGCAGCGGCTTCGCAAATAGAGACCCTGTACGCCGGCCGCATCATGCAGGGGCTGAGTGCGGGAGTTGGGGCCGTCGTTGGCCGGGCCATGGTCCGGGACGTTGCCAGCGGGGCAACCGCTCAAAGGCAACTGGCACTGGTCGGCATGCTGTTCGCGCTGGCCCCTGCGCTGGCACCAGTCTGCGGTGGCTGGCTGCTGGCCTGGGCGGGCTGGCGCAGCATCTTTTTCTTTCTTGCTCTGCTGTCCGCAGGCTTGCTCGGGGCCTGCTGGCTTTGGCTGCCTGAAACCCTGCCGCCACCTGAACGGCATGTGCTGCATCCCATCCGGCTTGCTCAGGCGTATGGCAACGTTCTTTCGCATCGCAGCTTTGTGTTGTTGGCGCTGGCCAATGCTAGCGTCAACATGGCCATCTACGTCTATGTACTCGGTGCTCCCAGTTTCGTTACGCAGCACCTCGGATTGAATGCGCAATCCTTCGCATGGCTGTTCGTGCCGATTGTTGCGGGATTGCTGCTAGGCTCGCTCGCGCTATTTCGTCTTGCTGGCAGGGTGAGCCCATGGAAGACCATCGCGGGGGGGCACATCGTCATGTTCGCCGCGGCATTGGTCAATCTTTCCCTCGGCGTGTTCCATGCATCCGCGCTGCCGTGGATCGTGACGGCTCTTCCCTGCTTTGCCTTCGGCATGATGCTGACCCAGCCGAGCCTGCAATTGCTGGCTCTGGATTGCGCCCCGGCGCGCCGAGGCCTGGCGGCCAGTTGCTACCTGACGTTTCAACAGGTCGGGAATGCGTTGTTGTCCGCGCTGGTCATGCCGCTCCTTGCTGTCTCCCTTACGCGAATGGCACTTGGCATGCTGTCGATCCAATGCCTTGGCGCGCTCCTGGCCTACTTGGCGCTACGTTCAATGGACCGATCGCAATCCATGAATGGGGCCGGCGGATCTGGCGGCGGGAGAGGCGGGAGAGGCGGGAGAGGCTAG
- a CDS encoding TauD/TfdA dioxygenase family protein: protein MRVEQLTASIGAELVGVKLSDAIHDDGLFNEIRAALLRHKVLFLRDQDISRAEHVAFAERFGKLEDHPVAGSHPEHPGLVQIYKRPDQPMDRYENAWHTDATWREAPPMGCVLRCVETPPVGGDTMWTNMVLAYENLPGHVKAQIAGLRARHSIEASFGAAMQIEKRLALKAQYPDPEHPVVRIHPETGERILFVNAFTTHLTNFHTPAYVRYGQDYNPGAADLLRYLVSQAFIPEYQVRWRWKANSMAIWDNRSTQHYAVMDYAPCHRKMERAGIVGDKPFGIGEKPFGIGEGDVKRHAAQPAQA, encoded by the coding sequence ATGCGCGTAGAACAACTGACCGCCAGCATCGGCGCCGAACTCGTTGGCGTGAAACTCTCCGATGCCATTCATGACGATGGCTTGTTCAATGAGATCCGCGCCGCGTTGCTGCGGCACAAGGTTCTGTTCCTGCGAGACCAGGATATTTCTCGCGCCGAGCATGTCGCGTTTGCCGAGCGCTTTGGCAAGCTCGAAGACCATCCCGTTGCCGGCAGCCATCCGGAGCATCCGGGTCTCGTCCAGATCTACAAGCGACCGGACCAGCCGATGGACCGCTACGAAAACGCCTGGCATACCGATGCCACGTGGCGCGAGGCACCTCCGATGGGCTGTGTCCTTCGCTGTGTAGAAACCCCTCCGGTCGGCGGCGACACGATGTGGACGAACATGGTTCTCGCGTACGAGAACCTGCCCGGTCACGTCAAGGCGCAAATTGCCGGCCTGAGAGCACGTCACAGCATCGAGGCGAGTTTCGGCGCGGCCATGCAAATCGAGAAGCGCCTGGCGCTGAAGGCGCAGTACCCGGATCCCGAGCATCCGGTGGTACGAATCCACCCGGAAACCGGCGAGCGGATCCTCTTCGTCAATGCCTTTACCACGCATCTCACCAACTTCCATACGCCTGCGTACGTGCGCTATGGCCAGGATTACAACCCCGGTGCGGCCGACCTGCTGCGTTACCTGGTGAGCCAGGCCTTCATTCCCGAATACCAGGTGCGCTGGCGCTGGAAGGCCAACAGCATGGCGATCTGGGACAACCGCAGCACCCAGCACTACGCGGTAATGGACTACGCGCCCTGCCATCGCAAGATGGAGCGCGCCGGCATTGTCGGCGACAAGCCGTTCGGCATTGGCGAGAAGCCATTCGGAATCGGCGAGGGCGACGTCAAGCGACACGCCGCACAGCCGGCCCAGGCCTGA
- a CDS encoding malonate decarboxylase subunit delta yields MEQLRFEFPAGQPATGRVLVGVVGSGDLEVVVEPGQGGKTTVEVTTSVNGYGRVWDAQLSRVFAAEPRASMQIRIHDFGATPGVVGMRLAEAFEALGGPQQGDGA; encoded by the coding sequence ATGGAACAACTGCGATTTGAATTCCCGGCCGGGCAGCCGGCCACCGGACGCGTGCTGGTCGGCGTGGTGGGGTCGGGCGACCTCGAGGTAGTGGTCGAGCCGGGCCAGGGCGGCAAGACCACGGTGGAGGTTACCACCTCGGTCAATGGCTACGGCCGCGTCTGGGATGCGCAGCTCTCGCGCGTCTTCGCTGCCGAGCCGCGCGCATCGATGCAGATCCGCATCCACGACTTCGGCGCGACGCCGGGCGTGGTCGGCATGCGCCTGGCGGAAGCCTTTGAAGCGCTGGGCGGCCCGCAACAAGGAGACGGCGCATGA
- the mdcE gene encoding biotin-independent malonate decarboxylase subunit gamma, whose product MNAPLHPAAAREASRGERWLQALAPMASRVTGYPDSVRVADGELAGTAVRWIALVPDAASRFPRARNGEAGLLEGWSLARAVREAIEADRAAPVKRAIVAIVDTPSQAYGRREEALGIHQSLAGAVAAYAEARLAGHPVVALIVGRAMSGAFLAHGYQANRIIALNDPGVLVHAMGKEAAARITMRTVEDLEALASTVPPMAYDIENFATLGILWRLIEVESASAPVAADALLARDTILSALADIRRDPTPGLQGRLGGANRKASAEVRACLSRQWQA is encoded by the coding sequence ATGAACGCACCACTTCATCCCGCTGCCGCGCGCGAAGCCAGCCGCGGTGAACGCTGGCTGCAGGCGCTGGCGCCGATGGCGTCGCGCGTGACGGGCTATCCGGACTCCGTGCGGGTGGCCGATGGCGAACTGGCCGGCACCGCGGTGCGCTGGATTGCGCTGGTGCCCGATGCCGCCAGCCGCTTCCCGCGCGCGCGCAACGGCGAAGCCGGACTGCTCGAGGGCTGGTCGCTGGCGCGCGCGGTGCGCGAGGCGATCGAGGCGGACCGCGCCGCGCCGGTCAAGCGCGCCATCGTGGCGATCGTCGATACGCCCAGCCAGGCCTACGGCCGGCGCGAGGAGGCACTGGGCATCCACCAGTCGCTGGCCGGCGCGGTGGCCGCGTATGCCGAGGCACGCCTGGCCGGGCATCCGGTGGTGGCGCTGATTGTCGGGCGCGCCATGTCGGGCGCCTTCCTCGCGCACGGCTACCAGGCCAACCGGATCATCGCGCTCAATGACCCGGGCGTGCTGGTGCATGCGATGGGCAAGGAAGCCGCGGCCCGCATCACCATGCGCACGGTCGAGGACCTGGAGGCGCTGGCGTCGACAGTACCGCCGATGGCCTACGACATCGAGAACTTCGCCACGCTGGGCATCCTGTGGCGGCTGATCGAGGTCGAGTCGGCCAGTGCGCCGGTGGCGGCCGATGCGCTCCTCGCGCGCGACACCATCCTGTCCGCGCTGGCCGACATCCGCCGCGACCCGACGCCGGGCCTGCAAGGCCGCCTCGGCGGGGCCAACCGGAAGGCGTCGGCAGAGGTACGCGCGTGCCTGTCCCGGCAATGGCAAGCGTGA
- a CDS encoding malonate decarboxylase holo-ACP synthase, producing MASVNFAPPAPHDLVWLDDPASALEGAALPAWVSLPALHDTPVVVRRDGRRPGEIPVGLRGRSRAERFGTWIAPSAMRKLVTPMELAAQRAWRLRPDLAALPAIRALEAIAGRLGAAGIRWGVTGSAGFSLACAQNVLHADSDLDLVVTADQPLAAGHLELLGELQRNAPVRVDIQIATPYGGFSLLERLRSGGRVLLKTDHGPCLCDDPWQPSPCKS from the coding sequence ATGGCAAGCGTGAATTTCGCGCCGCCCGCGCCGCACGACCTGGTCTGGCTGGACGACCCGGCCAGCGCGCTGGAGGGCGCGGCGCTGCCGGCGTGGGTCTCGCTGCCGGCGCTGCACGACACGCCGGTGGTCGTGCGTCGCGACGGCCGCCGGCCGGGGGAGATCCCCGTTGGCTTGCGCGGCCGCTCGCGTGCAGAGCGCTTCGGCACGTGGATTGCGCCGTCGGCGATGCGCAAGCTCGTCACGCCGATGGAGCTGGCCGCCCAGCGCGCCTGGCGCCTGCGCCCGGACCTGGCGGCATTGCCGGCAATCCGCGCGCTCGAGGCCATCGCCGGCCGGCTCGGCGCCGCAGGCATCCGCTGGGGCGTGACCGGCAGCGCCGGCTTCTCGCTGGCCTGCGCGCAGAACGTGCTGCATGCCGACAGCGACCTGGATCTGGTCGTGACGGCAGACCAGCCGCTGGCGGCGGGCCATCTCGAGTTGCTTGGCGAACTGCAGCGCAACGCGCCGGTCCGCGTCGACATCCAGATCGCGACACCGTACGGCGGCTTTTCGCTGCTGGAACGCCTGCGCAGCGGGGGCAGGGTGCTGCTGAAGACGGACCATGGACCGTGCCTGTGCGACGATCCGTGGCAGCCATCGCCATGCAAGTCCTGA
- the mdcH gene encoding malonate decarboxylase subunit epsilon, with protein MQVLITFPGQGTQRPGMLKDLPADPAVAAVLAEAEEVLQVPAAGMDTPERLQSTVWTQLCLLTSGVAMARCLAAYDARADAVAGLSIGAYAAAVTAGVLSFADALRLVRLRGELMAQAYPAGYGMTAILGLDRNRLAPLVAQVCSPQRPVYLANFNAPTQIVIAGSEAAMAEVSALALAAGAQAAKPVAIHVPSHCPLLDAAAQALQQAMQGVALCAPSLRYFSASKARELRDPRRIADDLALNMATPVRWHETMLLAHANGARLVVEAPPGDVLTRLAQPMFADGMPLACDRTRLDSIVALMRRTRASP; from the coding sequence ATGCAAGTCCTGATCACGTTCCCCGGGCAGGGGACACAGCGCCCCGGCATGCTGAAGGACCTGCCAGCCGACCCGGCAGTGGCGGCGGTGCTGGCCGAAGCGGAGGAGGTCCTGCAAGTACCGGCGGCAGGGATGGATACGCCCGAGCGCCTGCAATCGACGGTCTGGACGCAGCTGTGCCTGCTGACGTCGGGCGTGGCGATGGCACGATGCCTGGCCGCTTACGACGCCCGCGCCGACGCCGTGGCCGGACTTTCAATCGGCGCGTATGCCGCCGCGGTGACTGCCGGCGTGCTCTCCTTTGCCGATGCCTTGCGCCTGGTGCGCCTGCGCGGGGAACTGATGGCGCAGGCCTATCCCGCCGGCTACGGCATGACCGCCATCCTGGGGCTCGACCGCAACCGGCTCGCACCGTTGGTGGCGCAGGTGTGCTCGCCGCAACGGCCGGTATACCTGGCTAACTTCAACGCCCCGACGCAGATCGTGATCGCCGGCAGCGAGGCGGCGATGGCCGAGGTATCAGCGCTGGCGCTTGCCGCCGGCGCGCAGGCCGCAAAGCCGGTCGCCATCCATGTGCCATCGCATTGCCCGCTGCTCGATGCCGCGGCGCAGGCGCTGCAACAGGCCATGCAGGGCGTGGCGCTGTGCGCGCCCTCGCTGCGTTATTTCAGCGCCAGCAAGGCGCGCGAGCTGCGCGACCCGCGCAGGATCGCCGACGACCTGGCGCTGAACATGGCCACGCCGGTGCGCTGGCATGAAACCATGCTGCTGGCACATGCCAATGGCGCACGGCTGGTGGTGGAAGCGCCGCCGGGCGACGTGCTGACGCGCCTGGCCCAGCCAATGTTCGCCGACGGCATGCCGCTGGCGTGCGACCGGACGCGGCTGGATTCGATCGTGGCGCTGATGCGGCGCACGCGGGCGAGTCCCTGA